The following is a genomic window from Bos taurus isolate L1 Dominette 01449 registration number 42190680 breed Hereford chromosome 11, ARS-UCD2.0, whole genome shotgun sequence.
tgagtagGACATTGCTAAGCAACTCGGTACAAGCACTACTATGAAAACCTAtatggaaattcctcaaaaaattagaacCACCATGTGATATAGCAATCCCATTCTTGGTTTATCTAAAGGAATTGAAATCAAGATCTCAAAAAGATACCTGCTGCACTCCCATGTTccatgcagcattatttataatagccaagatatggaaacaaccgaaatgtccattgacagatgaatggataaataaaatgcagtatatacatacagtgggatattattcagccaaaaCATTTTGTCATTTGTGACCGTGTGAATGCAAGAGGATTATGTTAAGCGAAACTATCCagacacagaaacaaaaacatttgCATGATCTCACTTAATGTAGGTAGACTCTAAAACAGCCAaactcagagaagcagagagtagaatggtggtttcagGGATTAATAAACAGGAGATGCTGATAGGTAAAGGTCAAAGGATAAATGTTTTGGATATCCACTGTAGAGCATAGTACCTATAGCTAACAGTACTCTATTGTATGCTTAAAATTTTCTAAGAGGGTAGGTGGATCTTATGTTAAGTgttcatcaccaccatcatcgtAGATGGTGTGGGAGGAAACTTCGGGAAGTATAGAACATGTTTATGGCCTTGGTGTTGATGGTTTCAcaagtgtgtgaaagtgaaagtgaaagtgaagtcgctcagtcgtgtccgactcctagtgaccccatggactgtagcccaccaggctcctctctccatgggattctccaggcaagagtactggaatggggtgccatttccttctccaggggatcttcccgacccagggatcgaacccgggtctcccacattccaggcagacgctttaaccacttagccaccagggaaaccccttaacCCCAAAGTAATCGAACTGCATACACTAAATGTCTGAAGCTTGTACATGTTAATCACACCTCGTCCCTGGCAGTACTGTGATCAGAATCTGCCTAACAATGCAGGggaaacaggtttgatccttgatccagAAAGATTCTACACTCTGAggagctaagcccatgtgctgcaacttctgaagcccacacacctagagcttgtgctctgtcaagaagggaagccaccacaatgagaagcccatgcactgcaaggaagagtgTAGGGAATATGCTATGCACAAGCCTGTACTACAATAACAgggcttctttgaaaaataagaatgactttCTCATCACCCCCATGTGAAGGGCTGGGAGCAGTAAAAAGTACATCATGGAAAgacatcttgaaaacaagatgttgAAGTATTGATGTGACCAATGGAAAACCATTAGTGACTCTTCCCATAACCAGAGACTCGAGGGAGGTGCTGAGAAAGGGCATCACTAGCCGAAGAGTCATGACAGGCTTGAAGGTTTGACATTGAGGACTGtgcattgtatatatttaatccTGATCTGAGAGTGTAAAGAACAGATATCTCTAGAGCACTGATAAGGAAGTAGATGTTAACAATAAAAGGCATGCAAGGATTAGGATCTGGGCTTTTGCCTGCGAATGGCAACTTTATTTctgagtcttctttttcttttctcttcggCAGCGCCGCTCTCTCAGGTCAGTTCGTTGTTGGGCTGGTCCTAGCAAAGAGAAGCCGCCATTCACctcaactacagaaagcccgtaagcagcagtgaagactcattgcagccaataaataagtaaatattcatacctcaataaattgctttaatttttttaattgaaagataatacCTACCTTATTAGTAGGataaaaatgagtcagttcttagaaagcaaatgaaacagcTCCCATAATAAGCACTTCataaatatctataaaaatttgtgaataaatgaattttttgaaagactgaaagaaaatagGACAAAATGTTACTGTAGTCAATCCTTTTGGGTGATGGGAAcatagattattttcccatttgtacttttatatattttatttcaaattaccACAAACAAAATAATGAGGAAATACCGTGATTGTTTATTGAGGAACTGCTATCTTGGACAAAGAAAGGTATTGGGTGACACAAAAGTTGGTAGAAACTGCCTCTGTTTTATATTCCACTGTATCTCTAGCACCTAGTACAATTCCTGACATATGGTAAACcttcaagaaatatttaagaattaaTTGATTGGAGCAATCAGATGTTAACAGGCATAATTACTGATCTCAAGGAATATTCAGTCTAGTGGGATATAGCTTAAATTTATAATGTGCTTTTTAAACCTTAATAAGAAATAGTTCATATTTTTTGCAATATGATTTATTTGAGAATTGTTATTCAGCAAACCATTTTTGCTAGCATCATGAATAAGCGGTAGAGTGGCTGGTTAAGAGCACAGAGTCAAGTATGAGTCAAATAAAttcatgagaaattttaaaaattgattcagTCACTTCCTAGTTGTGTTACATTGGGCAATatatttcacctctctgagttcagactcctcatcttcaaagtaaagaaaataaggcCACCTACCTTATAAAAATGATGTaataattaaatgagatactaCATTTGCTTCAGTTAGGGGAGTGGATAGCACAGAGAAAGTACTCACTAAGTGATTAATTTGtgacatttctctcttttttggctgtgccatgagacttgtgggatcttagttgccctgaccagtgattgaacctgagCCACAGCATTGAAAGCACCAAGTCATATCCACCGggccaccaggggattccctaatttgtgactttttaaattaatgtataaGCAGtcagggactttccaggtggctcactggtaaagaatcctcctgtcaatgcaggagacacaggtttgatccctgggtcaggaagatcccctggcaaaggaaatggcaacccataccagtatccctgcctgggaaatcccatgagcagaggagtctggcaggctacaggccatggggttggaaaagagtcggatacaacttatcaactaaacaataAGCTGTCAGACAAAGAGACTGAGTTCTTACTTAGAATGGAGGGCCCAAGTGTTAAAAGAGGACAGAAGACAAGCCCAGTCCAACGGTAGACCACCAAGCAAAGTGTCCTGGAAGAGGCCAATTTTAAGCCTCCCAGGTTAGGCGTAGTAGATGAAGGTCAATAAACAAAGGCATGATAGTATAAATGGGTAAGGGGGCGATGAGTCATGAAGAACAGGATATTCTTGGGTGATGGTTGTACTGGGAGAAGGTGTAATTTGGGTCCTACCTTGGGAATTCTGCAGTGCACACAAAGTGAGATGGCCCAAATGGAACGTGGAACTCAAGATTCCGTAaagcataaaatatattcattcacCTGGTGGTTTTCCTGACTGGAAAACCAAGGGTCGTACATCAGTATTTTACAAGTAGACCTGGGAACGGAAGAGTAAAGAGTAAATTCTGGCATCTAAAGTCTTCACCTTATGAATTTTTATGTTCTGAAGTTCTGAGAACATTACCCAACCAGGGGCTTCTTCTAAGCCTGAGAGATGGGAAATTACTGATGGCATCAGACGTTCAAGTCTTTATAATCTAAAGCCATGTGGACCCTGAAAAAATGCCCTCCCACCTTATATATTGTCTTTTGGTGTGAACAGTACAGAATGATACTAAGGATGATACTCAGGAAGTTTGGGAGAGCCAGTTACTGTGATCTCTTTTGGGCCTGAAGGAGCTGAGTCAAGAGGATGatttccaggacagaatgaaaGCACTGACACTCCCCAGCCTCCTTGGGGAAGAAACTCCAAAAGTTCAGTAGCTGTTGCCTTGTTTTCTAGTGTCTCCTCCATCTGAACTTCAGGGACTTCCTGAAAGACTCAAAGGATGCTCCCTTGAGAGAGGGTGAAGTCTATGAGTGTCTACAGTGCCCTTAGCATGTGGAGGGCCCAGAGGAGGCAAGAAAGACACCTTTCAGATTCATGAGGGTTGAAATCCTGTCTAAGATCAGGTGCCTTTCCTGTAGTTTTTCTGGGAGGCCTGTAACTAAGACAGGAAACTGGAAAAGAATTGCACCAACACAAACAAGCACATGCCATTTTAGATCAGGGGTTGGGCACCAAGAATGGGATTGATTTTATcgttaaaaagaaatgttttttattaTCCTATGATCTCTGTCTGCCTATCTTTTATGTCTTCCTGCTTATTGTTTCACTCCAATAAGGTTTCACCAAAGAGTGAAGAGCGTGGAATAATTATTGGGTGATCTCCTATTCTGACGTCCTTTTCAGATGATTTTCAACATCCAGAATCATTGACACAGAGAGAAACAtctgaattaaagaaaatcatcatTCTGTCGGCTGGCAATTAAACAGGAGAGCAAACTACTGACCACACTTCCATGAATTAGCTCCTGAAAATCCTCAAAcggaaaacaatttttccactCTCAttccctctccctgtctctcttctctttcccttttctgtaATACTTTTGCTTTACAGTAGAAAACTGAAAGGAGGTTAAAGTATGTATTGATTTCTGAATTTTCAACATTAATAGAAAAAAGCTACAGTCCAGGTAATAGTAATATTCTTAGTTGTTCTAATTGCTGATAAgaagaacaaatagaaaaattcttAGAATGTATCATATGTTGGAAGAGTCTTTCATAATGATGACTTGTCTTTAGGTAAACCCAAGACTATGGGAAGAACTAACATAACACGGCCCACAGAATTCATCCTCCTGGGACTCTCCTCTCGACCTGAAGATCAGAAGCCACTCTTTGTAATGTTTCTCCCCATCTACCTCATCACAGTGATTGGaaacctgctcatcatcctgACCATCCGCTCAGACACTCGCCTCCAGAcacccatgtactttttcctgaGTGTCCTCTCCTTTGTTGACATCTGCTATGTGACTGTCATCATCCCCAAGATGCTAGCAAACTTCTTATCAAAGACAAAGACAATCTCTTATGGTGAGTGTTTGACTCAGATGTACTTCTTTATTGCTTTTGGAAATACAGACAGTTACCTCCTGGCAGCCATGGCCattgaccgctatgtggccatctgcaaccCCCTCCACTACATCACCATCATGAACCACAGACGCTGTGTCTTGCTCCTGGTCCTCTCCTTCTGCATTCCACACCTCCACTCTCTCTTGCATATTCTCTTGACCAACCAACTCgtcttctgtgcttccaatgtcATTCATCACTTTTTCTGTGATGACCAGCCAGTGCTAAAATTGTCCTGTTCCTCCCATTTTGTCAAGGAAATCACAGTCATGACAGAAGGATTAGCCATCATAATGATCCCCTTTTCATGCATCATCATCTCTTATTTGAGAATTTTCATTACTGTTCTGAAGATCCCGTCAGCTGCTGGGAAGTACAAAGCATTTTCCACCTGTGGCTCTCATCTCACAGTGGTGACCCTGTTTTATGGAAGCATCAGCTATGTCTATTTCAAGCCCCTGTCCAACTATACAGTCAAAGATAGAATAGCAACAATTGTCTACACCATATTGACTCCAATGCTAAACCCATTTATCTATAGCCTAAGAAACAAAGACATGAAGCAGGGCTTGATGAAACTCATGCACAGAGTGAAAGATCAATAAAAGGAGCTGAGGTCTTAGTAGAATCCTACAAATCTCTTGCTCCTGACTGCAGGTTTTTAATGTCTGTGATTAGATTCTTAAGGATGGTATTTTCAAAAGTGGTTCATTCCTGATAAAAAGAATGCTTATCGCATGTGTTGAAGCTAGTATGTTGAAGCTACTCCTGAATATGATGCCTCCTTCCCAGTGGTCTCTAATATTATCTGGCTGGGACAAAGACTACCTGAATCTTGTTCTCTGTGCCTGGATCTAAATCTCAAACTTTGATTCTCCTTTCAGAAGGAGAATCTCTTTCACTTAatcctgtgctcagtcactctgtcatgtccaactctttgagattccatggactgtagcctgccaggttgctctgtccatggaattttccagccaagaatactggagcaggttgccatttcctgctccaggggatcttctaaacccagaagttgaacccccatctcctgcactgactggcagattctttaccactgcaccaccacctgggaagcccctctctaaCCCTGCCAAAATCCCTCCTGGACTTGAGTTTCACCACTTCAAACTCCTGAGTATTGTtattcatggggcttcccaggtcatgTTAGtggtaagaacccgcctgccaattcaggagacataagagacgtatgtttgatccctgggtcaggaagatcccctggaggaaggtacagcaacccattccagtattcttgccaagagaatcccatggacagaggagcctggcaggctgaaatccatagggtcacagaatcagacatgactgaagcaacttagcacgcacacacatcctTATTCATAAGGCTGAGTTTTCTTATGTAGTCCTTTAAAtctgagtgtgtttgtgtgtgcatgagaGAGACTTCAGCACATTAGTCCAAAGGCTCCTCAATAACAAGATCTCTGTCTCTGATTATAAAGATCAGAATGACTCCTTCCTCTGCACCACCTCAAAGACTCAGGACCTGATTTCTAAAattatcatattaaaaaaaaaaaaaacaaaaaaacagcctaCCAGATGACTCTTGATGATCCAGTTCCAGGCCACATCCTCAAGTACCcatcatttcagtattcttcttCCTGCTTTCCACCGGGCACAACTAAAGAAACATTATGCCCTTCCTTATTCTTTCATTTGACCTGAATTCAACTGCACCACTTTCCCAGACAGTAAATATCAGGTACCAGTTACTATAGTAGTAGGTGTTTTCAACTACTGGggattcttctttctcaacaaaTTTAAGCCAAGCTACAGAAATTATCAAATTGGGTAGGAGAAAATGCTCTTGTTCATTTGTAAGTTCTGAAAAATATTAAAGTCACTGCTAGTCCATACATTTTTGAATTTGGAAATTTAGAGGTTTGTGAATTCACTTGTCTGTTCAActaatttctgtttcttgtcCACCATATGCCAGTCTACCAGACTTGGAAACAAAGATTATGTGCTAGTTCATAAGTCAACAATCTGATGGCCAAAAATCTGTGGGATCCCGAGGAAACAAAATAACAGACAATGCAAGCATTTGGAGCAAAATGTTGTACTATTTGGGTTGTTTGATTTACAAGGTATAGAGGAACACacacttttttaaattgaagtataattttaattgaagttttatttatagtgtattagtttcaggtatacagcaaagtgattcagtttatatatatatatatatatatatatatatatatatcagattcttttccattataggttattataagatattgaatatagttccctgtgctatacagtaaatctttgttgtttgTGGACCACAAATACTTTTAAGGAACAGGAGTCAAATTAACTAATATCTTCAGACTTAAGGAAGAAGAGACTTTATTTGAAAGGATTATTGCAAGAGGGAGGAAAGACCTAGGGCAATAGAAAGGGAGGCTGCTATTTCAATTGGGAGGAACCCCCACCATGAGATCTGCAGGGGTCTCAAAGGTCagaaagaaaatgacttttttaaaagggAGAAGAGAATGAGGCTAGAAAGCACCGTGCATAGAAAAGTGTGATGAACTGGTGGCCGCGGTGAGATTGGATAGTTGATCAGGGTAAGTTTTTCCCTGAGGTCAATGGATGCTACAGAGGAGTCACTAAGGAGGGGTTGTATTCTGACTCTGGCTGAGGGTGGGTCAAAGTTCAGCCATTTTCCAAGACACAAAAGGATGAATGGGTTCTTCTAACTTTGTCTTCCAGGAGCACAGGACTTGGGTAAAATTCAACACTGCCAAGGGGATTTTTGTAAAGGGTTATTGTAAAGATTCACAAGGCAAAAAAGTGAGACATAAGTCTCAGCTGCACAAACACAGATCTAAGACAATAAATCTTAAGTGTTTTcatcatacacacacaataaCTAGGTGAGGCGACAGATGTGTTGACTAaccttattgtgataatcatttcacaatatctAAATATCTCAAATCATCACACTATATgtcttaaatttacacaatgttgtCAAttatggacttcccagatggctccgtggtaaagaacctgcatgccaatgcaggagccacaggagacttggattcagtctctgagtctggaagatctcctggaggaagaaatagcaacccactccagtattcttgcctgaatcccatgaacagaggggcctggtgggctacagtccatggggtcacaaagagtcagatatgactgagtgactgagaatgaGCACGAGTATTTGTCAGTACTCCAAAGGGAGCTGATAgcagagggcaatggcaccccactccagtactcttgcctggaaaatcccatggatggaggagcctggtaggctgcagtccatggggttgctaagagtcggacacgactgagcaacttcactttcacttttcactttcatgcattggagaaggaaatggcaacacactccagtgttcttgcctggagaatcccagggacaggggagcctggtgggctgcagtctatggggtcgcacagagttggacacgactgaagttacttagtaGTAGGAGCAGAGGGCTGTCTGTCAGCAGCTCCCTGCCCTGCAATTACTGGGGCAAATAAGTCCTTCATTCCTAAGGGAGGATCTGGGAAGTACATGACAATATCCATCACAGGTACTTAACACAGCAATTGCTCATCAGTGTTGTTTACTGTCATTtttattagcagcagcagcaacatcaatGTCATCCATAGGTTCTTGTTTTTCCTCCAGACACTGAGGATCACTTCCCTCTGCTTAGTTGAAAAAATCATATATACTGTGATCCCTCTCTTCAGTCTTAGCCCTATCCCACTGGTGCTACATGTATGTCAATCATTGTTAGGCCATAATAGGTACACGTTGAGAAAAACCACTGGGCATTTACTATTCACCAGTCTCTGTCTTAGATGCTGGTGATCCagtaataaatgaaatgaaatatgtcccctccctcataGGTCTTTC
Proteins encoded in this region:
- the OR1L1 gene encoding olfactory receptor family 1 subfamily L member 1 encodes the protein MGRTNITRPTEFILLGLSSRPEDQKPLFVMFLPIYLITVIGNLLIILTIRSDTRLQTPMYFFLSVLSFVDICYVTVIIPKMLANFLSKTKTISYGECLTQMYFFIAFGNTDSYLLAAMAIDRYVAICNPLHYITIMNHRRCVLLLVLSFCIPHLHSLLHILLTNQLVFCASNVIHHFFCDDQPVLKLSCSSHFVKEITVMTEGLAIIMIPFSCIIISYLRIFITVLKIPSAAGKYKAFSTCGSHLTVVTLFYGSISYVYFKPLSNYTVKDRIATIVYTILTPMLNPFIYSLRNKDMKQGLMKLMHRVKDQ